Proteins encoded within one genomic window of Haematobia irritans isolate KBUSLIRL chromosome 5, ASM5000362v1, whole genome shotgun sequence:
- the LOC142241319 gene encoding uncharacterized protein LOC142241319, producing the protein MSRNGKKLIDISQNNYVDRRKSENENISELAVQLKNIESMLLLLDSEEDTVLINILKHLMDFGRKNNENIKHLRKTKLLDIILRKKCYRLSPNVNVRRFSLGLMSEMVESMDILKDLQTEKTLELLNMVLECYVSEEDEICMEYLSVIINKCLDDPQLARRTMEAALFREKLFHIMAISSDPDVIFNSLEILENILKILATQELQEMLSCPLFPMSRIICELTSEYMEMSRAALKVLRLLVLDVSSSNHPRMGPRIQIYMWEQLMKLFCESPMEKESKLVVDVMSAALRNEAMAQIFFQKNHFERYWERMAEVPSDQYDFCYALAVVNEAAAYDRFLPLLVEAKVTQKLLNCLLIPSEAIPATHILQGLNRMTKNSQALRQMVEAFEEGFLEKLLALFMNSDINIETREQGVDLVLNLLKYAFQKTAAILRDLKISRVLAMVYGQNSKFQSTDLLLSLLNLTECLAVNADYREELCKDDSLIKNLAILLSNSFSTTTLVNNIFCCLCSLVDEESARQALLQCYISSSIKRALKSSSILVKTSVTNFIMQTTRFPEFLEEYIDRGVLEVLIFNQKYAYTVPTWSTAIESVLSKSPTLKFCIRNHLDFTDTTVGRDFYVSKKKFEDYRIFQAILKEDVSPLHPVLVVNFDRAIAPEESVIRIAVSEDHGHTTDCEEWCYCRTPGDPTLPLYLREVNAKLQECEMSSLSKQKHQSVDFTNIANRVKVIAEVVARVLGKDLKLIDLNSPEECSQHIVECHLKQLAKGLHCTFIPLGLITSGCHFERSILFKALADQVGLPCTLQRSVDGRLLFNEVPLPLDMNTDVHCDPHTLKYMPWRMLRPTHIVDLMYDVGALYPLQSRQALQYMRLL; encoded by the exons ATGTCTCGAAACGGTAAAAAGCTAATAGATATTTCCCAAAATAATTATGTGGATCGGCGAAAGTCAGAAAATGAGAACATTTCTGAATTGGCAGTACAACTGAAAAATATAGAGAGTATGCTTCTACTCTTAGATTCGGAAGAGGATACGGTATTGATCAACATTCTAAAACATCTTATGGACTTTGGacgaaaaaataatgaaaatatcaaGCATCTACGGAAAACTAAACTATTGGACATAATACTAAGGAAGAAATGTTATCGCCTTTCTCCCAACGTAAATGTACGAAGATTCTCTCTTGGTCTAATGAGCGAAATGGTAGAGAGTATGGATATTTTGAAGGATTTGCAAACTGAAAAAACCTTAGAACTCTTGAATATGGTCTTGGAATGCTATGTGTCAGAGGAAGATGAAATTTGTATGGAGTACTTGAGTGTAATCATCAATAAGTGTTTGGATGATCCTCAGCTGGCGCGACGAACTATGGAGGCAGCTTTATTTAGAGAAAAACTCTTTCATATCATGGCTATATCAAGTGATCCAGATGTGATATTCAATTCTTTGGAGatattggagaacattttaaaaattctggcTACACAAGAATTACAGGAGATGCTTTCCTGCCCACTATTTCCCATGAGTAGGATAATATGCGAATTAACCTCTGAATATATGGAAATGAGCAGAGCGGCTTTAAAAGTTCTGCGTTTATTAGTATTGGATGTAAGCTCATCCAATCACCCAAGAATGGGACCACGAATACAAATTTACATGTGGGAGCAGTTGATGAAATTGTTTTGTGAAAGTCCTATGGAGAAAGAATCCAAACTGGTTGTGGATGTAATGTCAGCTGCTCTGCGTAATGAAGCCATggctcaaatatttttccagaaaaatCATTTCGAACGCTATTGGGAGCGCATGGCTGAAGTTCCTTCTGATCAGTATGATTTTTGCTATGCTCTGGCAGTTGTAAATGAAGCAGCAGCTTATGACAGATTTTTACCACTCTTGGTTGAGGCCAAGGTTACCCAGAAGTTGTTAAATTGTTTGCTGATCCCCAGCGAGGCTATACCAGCAACTCATATTCTGCAAGGGCTGAATAGAATGACAAAAAATTCTCAAGCTTTGAGACAAATGGTAGAAGCTTTTGAAGAAggttttttggaaaaactatTGG CCCTGTTCATGAATTCTGATATCAATATAGAAACTCGGGAACAAGGCGTAGATCTAGTgttaaatctattgaaatatgcaTTTCAAAAAACTGCCGCGATACTTAGGGATCTGAAAATATCTCGTGTGTTGGCTATggtatatggccaaaattctaaaTTCCAATCGACAGATTTACTTTTGTCGTTACTGAATTTAACAGAGTGTTTGGCTGTCAATGCAGATTATAGAGAAGAACTTTGCAAAGACGACTCcttgataaaaaatttagcaATATTACTGAGT aATTCATTTTCTACGACCACTTTGgtgaacaatattttctgttgCCTATGCTCTTTGGTCGATGAAGAGTCGGCGCGTCAAGCTTTACTTCAATGCTACATATCGTCATCGATCAAACGAGCTTTGAAGTCTTCATCAATTCTTGTAAAAACATCAGTAACAAATTTCATTATGCAAACCACAAGATTTCCTGAATTCCTCGAGGAATATATTGACCGTGGGGTTTTGGAAGT GTTAATTTTTAATCAGAAATATGCATACACGGTACCAACTTGGAGTACAGCCATCGAAAGTGTGCTCTCCAAGAGTCCAACATTGAAGTTTTGTATTCGCAATCATTTGGACTTTACCGATACCACTGTGGGTCGCGATTTCTATGTCTCTAAAaagaaatttgaagattatCGCATATTTCAAGCTATCCTAAAAGAGGATGTATCTCCCTTGCATCCTGTATTGGTGGTTAATTTTGATCGAGCCATTGCCCCGGAAGAGAGTGTCATAAGGATTGCGGTTTCCGAAGATCATGGTCATACGACAGATTGCGAAGAATGGTGCTATTGTCGCACACCCGGTGATCCAACTTTACCGCTTTACTTGCGGGAAGTTAATGCCAAACTCCAGGAATGTGAGATGAGTTCATTGTCGAAGCAAAAACATCAATCAGTGGATTTCACCAATATAGCCAATCGTGTTAAGGTTATAGCTGAAGTTGTTGCTCGAGTCTTGGGAAAAGATTTGAAGTTGATAGATCTAAATTCCCCGGAAGAATGTTCACAACACATTGTCGAATGTCATCTCAAACAATTGGCCAAAGGATTGCATTGTACTTTTATCCCTTTGGGTCTCATCACCAGTGGTTGTCATTTTGAGAGATCTATTCTCTTCAAGGCTTTGGCCGATCAAGTTGGCTTGCCTTGTACTCTGCAGCGTAGTGTTGATGGTCGCCTATTATTCAATGAGGTTCCTTTACCCTTGGACATGAATACTGATGTCCACTGTGACCCTCATACTTTGAAATATATGCCCTGGCGTATGCTACGACCAACTCATATTGTGGATCTTATGTACGATGTGGGTGCATTGTATCCTTTACAAAGTCGCCAAGCCTTGCAATATATGCGATTGCTTTAG
- the LOC142238994 gene encoding uncharacterized protein LOC142238994, with protein sequence MFTHIVLQILWILLNFYQCTMAGQSLTTAIHRTQAAQERINDLKCYKCDTMDDGDLCVDVINSNASNFIHKCEGEEFICMVKRFSYTTSNENSTSSPKMWSLDRRCAVTCEPGCIVIGERTKLYACTSCCETSMCNTGKGSASSVLYRRIETGIGTLLGLTIVKCFLSYIS encoded by the exons aTGTTCACTCACATTGTTCTACAGATTTTAtggattttgttaaacttttaccaATGCACCA tgGCAGGACAATCCCTAACCACTGCTATACATCGTACCCAAGCTGCCCAGGAACGTATCAATGACCTTAAATGCTATAAATGTGATACCATGGACGATGGTGACCTCTGTGTGGATGTGATCAATTCCAATGCTAGCAATTTCATACACAAATGTGAGGGTGAAGAGTTCATATGTATG GTCAAACGTTTCTCCTATACCACCAGTAATGAAAACTCCACCAGCTCCCCGAAAATGTGGTCTCTAGATCGACGTTGTGCAGTCACTTGTGAACCCGGTTGTATTGTCATCGGTGAGCGTACCAAACTTTATGCCTGCACCTCCTGTTGTGAGACTTCGATGTGTAACACAGGCAAAGGATCAGCCTCTTCTGTTCTTTATCGTCGGATCGAAACGGGTATTGGCACATTATTGGGTTTGACAATAGTCAAGTGCTTCCTCAGCTACATATCTTAA